CCAGGCCTCTCAGACAGAGCTTGGAAAAGCCTCAAAGCCTGAGTTCAACAAACCCCTGAAGAAGTTTCCACTGCCAGAGTTAAGTGAGCAGCCCAAGAAGTCCTCACCGTCTGACTTCAATGCAGTACCCTTGAAGCCCCTGCAACTGCAGTGTGCGGACAAGAAGGCCCCGCAGCCCGAGGTTCTCAGAAAGTGGCCGCAGCCTGAATCCACTGATCTACCCAAGAAGCCCCTACAGGCTGAGCTCAGAGACCTCCCAAGGAAGCCTCCACATTCGGAATTCACTGGTCTCAAGAAGCCCTTGAAGGCTGAGTTTACAGATCCCAAGAAGCCCCCACTGCCCCAGTTTGCCAGCCTCCCCAAGAAGCCCCCACAGCCCGAGCTCAATAATCTCCCTAAGAAGCTCCCCAAACCCGAGCTGAGAGAGCCATCCAAGAGATCTCCACAGCTTGAGGCACCCCAGGAGCCTAGCGTACCTGCCCAGAAGCTCCCGAAGCCTGAGCTCAGCAATCCTGCCAGGCCCGCTGTGGAGCTCAAACCCAAGAAGTGCTGGCAGCCAGAGTCCAGTGAGGCCCCTCTGAAGCCTTTGCCATCTGAGTCCAGTACCTTTCCCAAGAAGCCACTGCAGCCTCAGGGTGCTGGTTTCTCTAGGAGGTCCCTGACACACTCAGAGTCCAGCGAAGTTCCGCAGACATTCCCCTCTAAGCCTGGGTCCAGTGAGGTTTACCCCCACTGCCCACAGCCTGACGTCAGTACCTTTCCCAAAAAGCCACTGCTATCTGAGTTCAACGAGAACGTTAAGAAGCCCCCGTATTCTCAGGCCATTGGTTGCCCCAAGTCTCCACAGCAGCCCAAGTCCTCTGAGGTCCCCCAGACACCCCCCTGGAAGCCTGAGTCATGTAACCCCCAATCTCACTCCCCGCAGCCGGACCTCCATGCATTTCCCAAGAAATATCCCCAGCTCCAGCTAAGTGACCTTACCAGGACATCCTCCGAGCCCGAAGTCTGCAAGGTTCCCAAGAAGCCTCAGCAGCCAGAGCTCAACGTACTGCCTAAGAAGCCCTCGAAACAAGCACAGGGTCATCTCCCTAGAACATCCTCAGAGCCTGAGTTCAGCTCACTCCCCAGGAAGTTTTTGCAACCTCAAAACGGCAAGTTCTTCCAGCCTGAGTTGCCCAAGGGTCTCCCTAGAAAGCCCAAGCTTCCTGGTTCAGTATCCGAgtgctccctgccctctgccattTCCGGCTCCAGTCTCCAGTTCCCCATGAGCCCTGGGCTTGGAGTCCCTGGGACTCCCCGCTGGAGATCAGAAGACTTCCAAATCCGGCACCCACCCCGGCGACGGCCTCTACCCTCAGCCAGCAGCCTGGGGTCCCCCCCAGCCAAGCCCCCACTACCACCCGTCCCTATCAATATCCAAAGCTTCCGGAGAGCCTCAGCAACAGCCACAGGTAAATTCGGGTAGATGGctcaggcagaggagggggctaAGTATCTGGGCAGAGCCACTTCCCTCCCATGCTCTCTCCTCCACAGCTGTACTGAAGACAGGCTCTTCTACTGGAACCCACTTCCAAGCCCAACAACCTCAACACATTACACAGTGAGtgtagggagagaggggggcCAGGCATGGGCGTGAGGCTGAAGGAGGCCCTCATCTCACATATCCCTGCAGGAACCCAGAGGAGATCTACGAGCTGTTCGATGAAGTGGAGGCCACCGATGACTCTAATTTCAGTCCCAGAAGCCGAGGTCTGTAGGTGGCCTAAGTGGCTGGCCTGGGCACACATGAAACATTAGTTACAAAGGCACTCTTTCAAgctccaagttcaagaccagaaaGTGATGTATATTAGAGTGGATACTGGTGGGCcagatggggaggaaggggaagcccaGAGGTATCCAAGCAGCCAGGTTTTGCTATAGGTAGAAGTATAGTGGGACAAGAGGCCTGGACAACAATGAAAGAATTACAGAAATCAAAGTTAGCAAGCCAGACTAAGCAGTGTTTAGGC
This genomic interval from Acomys russatus chromosome 31, mAcoRus1.1, whole genome shotgun sequence contains the following:
- the Pram1 gene encoding PML-RARA-regulated adapter molecule 1 translates to MTLHLQDHRPGAPAALVPGFLPADTQAGKAEECLGMELEGSNQDFRNLQAKFQASQTELGKASKPEFNKPLKKFPLPELSEQPKKSSPSDFNAVPLKPLQLQCADKKAPQPEVLRKWPQPESTDLPKKPLQAELRDLPRKPPHSEFTGLKKPLKAEFTDPKKPPLPQFASLPKKPPQPELNNLPKKLPKPELREPSKRSPQLEAPQEPSVPAQKLPKPELSNPARPAVELKPKKCWQPESSEAPLKPLPSESSTFPKKPLQPQGAGFSRRSLTHSESSEVPQTFPSKPGSSEVYPHCPQPDVSTFPKKPLLSEFNENVKKPPYSQAIGCPKSPQQPKSSEVPQTPPWKPESCNPQSHSPQPDLHAFPKKYPQLQLSDLTRTSSEPEVCKVPKKPQQPELNVLPKKPSKQAQGHLPRTSSEPEFSSLPRKFLQPQNGKFFQPELPKGLPRKPKLPGSVSECSLPSAISGSSLQFPMSPGLGVPGTPRWRSEDFQIRHPPRRRPLPSASSLGSPPAKPPLPPVPINIQSFRRASATATAVLKTGSSTGTHFQAQQPQHITQNPEEIYELFDEVEATDDSNFSPRSRDEVQSTQKATRWPQQDPELRKKATQPQQLPAADPKLLKQIRKAEKAEREFRKKFKFEGEIVIHTKMMIDPNAKTRRGGGKHLGIRRGEILEVIEFTSNDEMLCRDPKGKYGYVPRTALLPLETEVYDDVGFWDPLDTQQFPQGQ